In the Leptotrichia sp. oral taxon 847 genome, one interval contains:
- a CDS encoding IS256 family transposase, with amino-acid sequence MTKKKIDNEIFKTLIEDYNIKDTNDIKDMLKDLLSGTIQTMLEAEIEHELGYAKHSMKDKTTSNARNGHSKKTVRSEYGNLDLDIPRDRNAEFEPQIIPKYQREITGIEGQILSLYAKGMSNRDIEDHLNNLYGIDVSPSMISKITDKIIPEIREWQSRQLEDVYPIVFMDAIHYSVRKDGVVVKKAVYLAIGIDKEGRKEVLGFWIGENESSKYWLNVLNELKNRGVQDILIMSVDNLKGFSEAISSVFPKTEIQKCVVHQIRNSIRYISYKDVREFTSDLKEMYNAPTLEQAEFKLDELEEKWGKKYMAVINSWRSNWNELTTYFKYDTKIRKLIYTTNPIESLNRQLRKYTKTKSLYPTDEALMKSVYLSLKEATRKWTGRIPGWGEIYSQLSIYFEGRI; translated from the coding sequence ATGACTAAAAAGAAAATTGACAACGAAATTTTTAAAACACTGATTGAGGATTACAATATTAAAGATACTAATGATATTAAGGATATGCTTAAGGATTTGCTTTCGGGTACTATCCAAACCATGCTTGAAGCTGAAATTGAGCATGAACTGGGGTATGCTAAACATTCTATGAAAGATAAGACTACTTCTAATGCTAGAAATGGACATTCCAAGAAAACTGTTAGAAGTGAGTATGGCAATCTTGATTTAGATATTCCTAGAGATAGAAATGCTGAGTTTGAGCCTCAAATCATCCCTAAATATCAAAGAGAAATTACTGGCATTGAAGGACAGATTCTTTCTCTTTATGCTAAAGGAATGAGCAATAGAGATATCGAGGACCATCTCAATAATCTTTATGGAATTGATGTTTCGCCATCTATGATCAGTAAAATTACAGATAAAATTATACCTGAAATTAGGGAATGGCAGTCTAGACAGCTTGAGGATGTATACCCAATAGTTTTTATGGATGCTATCCATTACAGCGTAAGAAAAGATGGAGTTGTTGTTAAAAAGGCGGTATATTTAGCTATAGGAATAGATAAGGAAGGGCGAAAGGAGGTCTTAGGATTTTGGATAGGAGAAAATGAATCAAGCAAGTACTGGCTAAATGTTTTAAATGAATTAAAAAACAGAGGAGTTCAGGATATACTAATTATGTCTGTTGATAATTTAAAAGGGTTCAGCGAAGCAATATCTTCGGTGTTCCCTAAGACAGAAATTCAAAAATGTGTGGTTCATCAAATTAGAAACAGCATAAGATACATATCTTACAAAGATGTAAGGGAATTTACATCAGACTTAAAAGAAATGTACAATGCACCAACACTGGAACAGGCAGAGTTTAAACTGGATGAACTAGAAGAAAAATGGGGTAAAAAGTATATGGCAGTAATTAATTCCTGGAGAAGTAACTGGAATGAGTTGACAACATACTTTAAATATGATACAAAGATAAGAAAGCTGATATATACGACAAACCCGATAGAAAGCTTAAACAGACAATTAAGAAAGTATACGAAGACAAAATCACTTTATCCGACAGATGAAGCATTGATGAAGTCAGTATATTTAAGTTTAAAGGAAGCAACAAGGAAATGGACTGGAAGAATACCGGGCTGGGGAGAAATATATTCTCAGTTAAGTATTTATTTTGAAGGAAGGATTTAA
- the dprA gene encoding DNA-processing protein DprA: MEWIRLKESGMKNSHIKKIMAIFQNYEDLFLEENFKLFSDDLKKKLEEAQKINLSERLSLYKRNKVRIISVNDKEYPKRLKEIKDFPVFLYLKGKKLKEYDKIKIDKDKIFVDNKRNIAVVGTRKFTSFGKSACEKIVKELSNYDVTIISGLAEGIDTIALKKAIEKEMEVIAVVGSGIDVVYPYENRGLWQKISEIGTIVSEYPLGTQPTRWTFPRRNRIIAGMSDGILIAESFKSGGSLITAELGFSMDREVFAIPGCINYPSFEGCNNLIKNNKAKLVASAEDIAKEFLWDIKKEKSKLKKLSAEEKIVFEAITEETSFEEISRKTNEKVDKMKLFSIIMSLEIKGLITETNGSKYIRII, from the coding sequence GTGGAATGGATTAGACTTAAAGAAAGTGGAATGAAAAATTCTCATATAAAAAAGATAATGGCAATTTTTCAAAATTATGAAGATTTGTTTTTGGAAGAAAATTTTAAGTTATTTAGTGATGATCTGAAAAAAAAGCTGGAAGAAGCTCAAAAAATTAATTTATCAGAAAGGCTTTCATTATATAAAAGAAATAAAGTTAGAATAATAAGTGTAAATGACAAGGAATATCCAAAAAGATTAAAAGAAATAAAAGATTTTCCAGTGTTTTTGTATTTAAAAGGAAAAAAATTAAAGGAATATGACAAGATAAAAATTGACAAAGATAAAATTTTTGTGGATAATAAAAGAAATATTGCAGTTGTTGGAACGAGAAAGTTTACAAGCTTTGGAAAAAGTGCGTGTGAAAAAATAGTAAAGGAGCTATCAAATTATGATGTTACGATTATAAGCGGACTTGCTGAAGGTATTGATACAATCGCTCTTAAAAAGGCCATTGAAAAAGAAATGGAAGTTATAGCTGTGGTAGGAAGTGGAATAGATGTCGTCTATCCTTATGAAAATCGTGGATTGTGGCAAAAAATCAGTGAAATAGGAACGATTGTGAGTGAATATCCACTGGGAACTCAACCGACAAGATGGACATTTCCCAGAAGAAACCGAATTATAGCTGGAATGTCAGATGGCATTTTGATTGCGGAGAGCTTTAAGTCCGGTGGCTCGTTAATTACGGCAGAGCTGGGATTTTCTATGGACAGGGAGGTTTTTGCAATACCGGGATGTATCAATTATCCGTCGTTTGAAGGTTGCAATAATTTGATAAAAAATAACAAAGCTAAACTTGTAGCTAGTGCTGAAGATATAGCAAAAGAGTTTTTGTGGGACATAAAAAAAGAGAAAAGCAAATTAAAAAAATTGAGTGCTGAAGAAAAAATTGTCTTTGAAGCGATAACAGAAGAGACAAGTTTTGAAGAAATAAGTAGAAAAACAAATGAAAAAGTGGATAAAATGAAATTATTTTCAATAATAATGAGTTTAGAAATAAAGGGTTTAATTACGGAAACAAATGGCTCAAAATATATAAGAATTATTTAA
- the topA gene encoding type I DNA topoisomerase has translation MAKKLVIVESPSKAKTIEKILGRGYEVTASYGHVIDLPKTKLGIDIENNFEPQYKVIKGKGEILKKLKEKSKKANVVYLASDQDREGEAIAWHIANYINQPDKIKRIEFNEITKNAVTNAIKNPRNINENLVHSQQARRLLDRIVGYKISPLLWKIISRNASAGRVQSVALKLICDLEDEIKAFVPQKYWEVSAIIQKDINLNLIKIADEKVDKIFDEKVIKKLKKDLKDGKLTLDKIEVKKKSQRPPLVFKTSTLQQLASSYLGYGATKTMRIAQQLYEGLSINGENKGLITYMRTDSTRISIDAINMAKGYITKNYGEKYVGKYVTRNSKSNVQDAHEGIRPSYIELTPDSIRNYLTNEQYKLYKLIWDRFLVSQFAAMKYDQMQINAVNGDYRFRGTINKVTFDGYYKVFKDEDEIKTGNFPELKENDKYPIEKLNVDEGITKAPTRFSEATLVKKLESEGIGRPSTYASIVETLKAREYVEVVEKRFFPTYLGYEVKNELVKNFKNIINVKFTANMEKELDKVEEGSVEWVQLLNDFYDSLEKDIKKFESEIEKIKSKRIVSDVMDSKGNPMVLKTGLYGKYLVSESNEKETVSLKRIAVPQEQIESGKIFVKEKVEKIQSTKKGILTDFFTKDGSRYLLKVGRFGEYLESEDYEKDENRMSLPPELKQKFKKGALVEVDDILQISEEMTKILEENERIVKEAGVCPNCGKPFEIKNGRFGKFLACTGYPECKTIKNIKTGKITVASDKKDETKAKTKSAVKTTKTTKKATAKKKTTAKKTKSKTKSSTKTTKKSASKK, from the coding sequence TTGGCAAAAAAGTTAGTAATTGTGGAGTCGCCATCAAAGGCGAAAACTATTGAAAAAATACTTGGAAGAGGTTATGAAGTTACAGCGTCTTATGGACATGTAATAGATTTACCAAAGACAAAATTAGGAATCGACATAGAAAACAATTTTGAACCGCAATATAAGGTTATAAAAGGGAAAGGAGAAATTTTAAAAAAGTTAAAGGAAAAATCAAAAAAGGCTAATGTCGTGTACCTTGCATCCGATCAGGATAGAGAGGGAGAAGCAATAGCTTGGCACATCGCAAATTACATAAATCAGCCAGACAAAATCAAAAGAATAGAATTTAACGAAATTACAAAAAATGCAGTGACAAATGCGATAAAAAATCCAAGAAACATAAACGAAAACCTTGTCCATTCACAGCAGGCAAGAAGACTTTTGGATAGAATCGTCGGATACAAAATAAGTCCACTTCTGTGGAAAATTATAAGTAGAAATGCGAGCGCTGGAAGAGTTCAGTCAGTTGCGCTAAAATTAATCTGCGACCTGGAAGATGAAATAAAGGCATTCGTTCCGCAAAAATACTGGGAAGTAAGTGCGATTATCCAAAAAGATATTAATCTTAATCTGATAAAAATTGCCGATGAAAAAGTCGACAAAATTTTTGATGAAAAGGTGATAAAAAAATTAAAAAAAGATTTGAAAGATGGTAAACTTACTCTTGATAAAATTGAGGTTAAGAAAAAATCTCAAAGACCACCACTTGTCTTTAAAACAAGCACATTACAGCAGCTAGCTTCATCGTATTTAGGTTATGGTGCTACAAAAACTATGAGAATTGCACAACAACTCTACGAAGGACTTTCGATAAATGGTGAAAACAAAGGGCTTATTACATATATGAGAACAGATTCAACAAGAATATCAATTGACGCAATAAATATGGCAAAAGGTTACATAACTAAAAATTATGGCGAAAAATACGTTGGAAAGTATGTAACCAGAAACTCAAAATCAAATGTACAAGATGCGCACGAGGGGATAAGACCATCTTACATCGAACTTACGCCAGATTCAATAAGAAATTATTTGACAAATGAGCAGTACAAATTGTATAAATTGATTTGGGATAGATTCTTAGTTTCACAGTTTGCCGCAATGAAATATGATCAAATGCAAATTAATGCGGTAAATGGCGATTACAGATTTCGTGGGACGATTAATAAAGTAACTTTTGACGGATATTACAAAGTTTTTAAAGATGAGGATGAAATAAAAACTGGGAATTTTCCAGAGTTAAAAGAAAATGACAAGTATCCAATTGAAAAATTGAACGTGGACGAAGGTATAACCAAAGCGCCAACAAGATTTTCAGAAGCGACTCTCGTAAAAAAATTGGAATCCGAAGGAATTGGAAGACCGTCGACTTATGCTTCGATAGTTGAGACGCTAAAGGCAAGGGAATATGTCGAAGTTGTAGAAAAAAGATTTTTTCCAACTTATCTGGGATATGAAGTAAAAAATGAGCTGGTTAAAAATTTTAAAAATATAATAAATGTAAAATTTACAGCAAATATGGAAAAAGAGCTCGATAAGGTGGAAGAAGGCTCAGTTGAATGGGTGCAGCTGTTAAATGATTTTTATGACTCGTTGGAAAAAGATATAAAAAAATTTGAAAGTGAGATCGAAAAAATAAAAAGCAAGCGGATTGTCTCAGATGTGATGGACAGTAAAGGAAATCCGATGGTTTTAAAGACTGGACTTTATGGAAAATATTTGGTAAGTGAGAGTAACGAAAAAGAAACTGTTTCACTAAAAAGAATTGCAGTTCCGCAAGAACAGATTGAAAGTGGAAAAATTTTTGTAAAAGAGAAAGTTGAAAAAATTCAAAGTACTAAAAAGGGAATTTTGACAGATTTTTTTACGAAGGATGGAAGTCGGTATTTACTGAAAGTCGGACGATTTGGTGAGTATTTGGAAAGTGAAGATTACGAAAAGGACGAAAATAGAATGTCGCTGCCGCCAGAATTAAAACAAAAATTTAAAAAGGGTGCACTAGTTGAAGTTGATGACATTTTGCAAATTAGCGAAGAAATGACAAAAATTTTGGAAGAAAATGAAAGAATTGTAAAAGAAGCTGGAGTTTGTCCAAATTGTGGAAAACCGTTTGAAATAAAAAATGGACGATTTGGGAAGTTTTTGGCGTGTACTGGTTATCCGGAATGTAAGACGATTAAAAATATAAAAACTGGAAAAATAACGGTTGCTTCTGATAAAAAAGATGAAACAAAAGCCAAGACAAAATCAGCGGTTAAAACAACTAAAACAACAAAAAAAGCGACAGCTAAAAAGAAAACGACAGCAAAAAAAACTAAATCAAAAACAAAGTCTTCTACTAAAACAACAAAAAAGTCAGCTTCAAAAAAATAA
- the asnS gene encoding asparagine--tRNA ligase — MLLELRELQKNTKEYLKKEVTLNGWVKKIRSQKNFGFIELNDGTFFNGIQIVFGEELENFTEISKLTISSSVKVTGVVVESQGAGQDYEIKATKISVYQKADSDYPLQNKRHSFEFLRTIAHLRPRTNAFFATFRVRSILSYAIHKFFQEKNFVYVQTPIITGSDAEGAGEMFRLTTMDINNIPKTDKGEVDYKHDFFGKEANLTVSGQLNVETFATAFKNTYTFGPTFRAERSNTPKHAAEFWMMEPEIAFADLDVNMDIIEEMIKYIVNYVRENAAEEMEFFNKWVDKDLFKRLDTLVNNKFDRITYTEAIEILKNSKEKFEYEVEWGIDLQTEHERYLAEKHFKKPVFVTDYPKDIKAFYMKLNEDGKTVRAVDLLAPGIGEIVGGSQREDDYNVLLDKINEMGLKEKDYWWYLDLRKYGSVPHSGFGLGFDRMLMYITGMTNIRDVIPFPRTTKNLEF; from the coding sequence ATGTTATTAGAATTGAGAGAATTGCAAAAAAATACTAAAGAATATCTGAAAAAGGAAGTTACATTAAATGGATGGGTTAAAAAGATTAGAAGTCAAAAAAACTTTGGATTTATTGAATTAAATGATGGGACTTTTTTTAATGGGATTCAAATTGTGTTTGGAGAAGAGTTGGAAAATTTTACAGAAATTTCAAAGCTTACGATTTCATCGTCTGTTAAAGTTACTGGAGTTGTTGTAGAATCACAAGGTGCGGGGCAGGATTATGAAATTAAGGCAACTAAAATTTCGGTTTATCAAAAGGCTGATTCGGATTATCCGCTTCAAAATAAAAGACATAGTTTTGAGTTTTTGAGAACAATAGCACATCTTAGACCTAGAACAAATGCTTTTTTTGCAACATTTAGAGTGCGTTCGATTTTATCCTATGCGATTCATAAATTTTTTCAGGAAAAAAACTTCGTTTACGTTCAAACTCCAATTATTACTGGAAGTGATGCTGAAGGTGCCGGAGAAATGTTTAGACTTACGACAATGGACATAAATAATATTCCTAAAACTGACAAAGGGGAAGTTGATTACAAGCACGACTTTTTTGGAAAAGAAGCAAATCTTACCGTAAGTGGTCAGTTAAATGTAGAAACATTTGCTACAGCATTTAAAAATACTTACACTTTTGGACCGACATTTAGGGCGGAACGTTCAAATACGCCAAAACATGCCGCTGAATTTTGGATGATGGAACCTGAAATTGCGTTTGCAGATTTGGATGTAAATATGGATATCATTGAAGAAATGATAAAATATATTGTAAATTACGTAAGAGAAAACGCAGCCGAAGAAATGGAATTTTTTAACAAATGGGTGGATAAAGATCTATTTAAACGACTTGATACATTAGTAAATAATAAATTTGACAGAATTACTTATACAGAAGCGATTGAAATTTTGAAAAATTCAAAAGAAAAATTTGAGTATGAAGTGGAATGGGGAATTGACTTGCAGACTGAACATGAAAGATATTTAGCGGAAAAACACTTTAAAAAACCTGTGTTTGTAACTGATTATCCAAAAGATATAAAAGCGTTTTATATGAAACTTAACGAAGATGGAAAAACAGTGAGAGCAGTTGATTTACTTGCTCCTGGAATTGGGGAAATCGTAGGAGGAAGCCAAAGGGAAGATGACTACAATGTTCTTTTGGACAAAATAAACGAAATGGGATTAAAAGAAAAAGATTACTGGTGGTATTTAGATCTTAGAAAATATGGAAGTGTACCACATTCAGGATTTGGACTTGGATTTGATAGAATGCTTATGTATATAACAGGAATGACCAATATTAGGGATGTAATTCCATTCCCTAGAACAACTAAAAATCTTGAGTTTTAA
- a CDS encoding tyrosine-type recombinase/integrase — MENEKKNDILKQQKNEALLSYVDKFLYYEEVLLGKSHNTIRSYKRDLLQFMEYIFEYENIYDFEQIEMMTFRSFIAYLNSPERKKNKANNKDALGRKKEVKPVSKRSINRKISALRTFFKYLQEIKVIKTNKVIYINMPKFEKELPDVISRSELQRLRDVINTNRILGVRDRLIIELLYSSGIRSIELINLSEYMIDIEEREIRVIGRGGKERITFFSETAKKWLVKYILEKQKEYKNYTPNAIIVNSKGRKLTTRSLRRIISQHAKNAGIEKEITPHVFRHSFAAELLNKGIDLTYLQALLGHSSLSTTQMYTQINKKLLRDIYMNTHPLAKE, encoded by the coding sequence ATGGAAAATGAGAAAAAAAATGACATTTTAAAACAGCAGAAAAATGAAGCTCTTCTTTCCTATGTCGATAAATTTTTGTATTATGAAGAAGTACTGCTTGGAAAAAGCCACAATACGATAAGAAGTTATAAAAGAGATTTGCTTCAGTTTATGGAATACATTTTTGAATACGAAAATATTTACGACTTTGAGCAAATTGAAATGATGACCTTTAGATCATTTATCGCATATTTGAATTCTCCTGAAAGAAAAAAAAATAAAGCCAACAACAAAGATGCTTTAGGTAGAAAAAAGGAAGTAAAACCGGTTTCTAAAAGAAGTATTAACCGTAAAATATCAGCACTGCGCACATTTTTTAAATATTTGCAGGAAATAAAAGTTATAAAAACAAATAAAGTAATTTATATAAATATGCCAAAGTTTGAAAAAGAGCTGCCAGATGTGATAAGTCGCAGTGAGTTGCAAAGATTAAGAGATGTGATCAATACGAATAGAATTCTTGGGGTAAGGGACAGACTTATCATAGAACTTCTCTATTCCAGCGGTATTCGATCGATAGAGCTCATAAATTTAAGTGAGTACATGATTGACATTGAAGAGCGGGAAATTCGTGTCATTGGAAGAGGTGGCAAGGAAAGAATAACTTTTTTTAGTGAAACGGCAAAAAAATGGTTGGTAAAATATATTTTAGAAAAGCAGAAAGAATATAAAAATTACACACCAAATGCAATAATCGTAAATAGTAAAGGAAGAAAACTGACAACTAGATCGCTCAGAAGAATAATTTCACAGCATGCAAAAAACGCAGGGATTGAAAAAGAAATAACACCGCATGTATTTCGTCATTCATTTGCAGCAGAGCTATTAAATAAAGGCATAGATTTAACATATTTACAGGCGTTATTGGGACATAGCTCCCTTTCAACAACACAGATGTACACTCAAATAAATAAAAAATTGCTCAGAGATATTTATATGAATACACATCCATTGGCAAAAGAATAA
- a CDS encoding tetratricopeptide repeat protein, with translation MKKIIYGLVGVLMFTTTIVIAEVENSGSSTPVEEGTVSEPPQVPQEEPSAPVEKPKKKDDVKKETSKQSVDTGTMPVTQTEDVSSEEKYNTYGSYENATLKKGKSATFRMAQLYFKDGLYEKAVNLALKEGEQDISLMYVVAIGSRLMGNFDQSVTYYDKILSQGEAQPEALLGIAIAYKGKGDFAKALKYLNEYEDLNSTEQVQKEIKYLNEVLASS, from the coding sequence ATGAAAAAAATAATATATGGATTAGTAGGAGTTTTGATGTTTACTACGACAATTGTCATAGCGGAAGTGGAAAATTCAGGATCTTCGACACCGGTTGAAGAAGGTACTGTAAGTGAACCGCCACAAGTGCCGCAGGAAGAACCGTCAGCTCCAGTTGAAAAACCAAAGAAAAAGGATGATGTAAAAAAAGAAACAAGTAAGCAGAGTGTTGACACAGGAACAATGCCTGTTACACAGACTGAGGACGTTTCCTCTGAAGAAAAATACAACACGTATGGAAGTTATGAAAATGCCACATTAAAAAAAGGAAAATCGGCGACATTTAGAATGGCACAGTTGTATTTTAAAGATGGACTTTATGAAAAAGCTGTAAATTTGGCACTAAAAGAAGGGGAACAAGATATTTCTCTAATGTATGTCGTTGCAATTGGGTCACGGCTTATGGGAAATTTTGATCAGTCTGTTACATATTATGACAAGATACTTTCTCAAGGTGAGGCGCAGCCTGAAGCACTTTTGGGAATTGCTATCGCTTACAAAGGAAAAGGGGATTTTGCAAAAGCACTGAAATATTTGAATGAATATGAGGATCTCAATTCAACCGAACAAGTTCAAAAAGAAATAAAATATTTAAATGAAGTGCTGGCAAGCAGTTAA